One Bdellovibrio sp. ArHS genomic region harbors:
- a CDS encoding biopolymer transporter ExbD: MRKIKINHNSEFELDLAPLLAVMVKLVPVLLVSSAFVQMMVIESELPQVVNEAIQRQEQKPTPTNIAIEVETTGINIVVTEKGQDKVETIPLKNGAYDFETLHAKLVAVKKAHPDIFKLELNPDGKVPYDEIVKVMDAARQARDNSVKFPVFDTKQGKNVETNYMFPEIVFANMMEG, from the coding sequence ATGCGTAAGATTAAAATCAATCATAACAGTGAGTTCGAGCTGGACTTGGCTCCGCTTCTGGCCGTGATGGTTAAGCTTGTACCGGTTCTTCTGGTTTCTTCAGCCTTCGTACAAATGATGGTGATTGAATCGGAACTTCCTCAAGTGGTCAACGAAGCCATCCAACGTCAGGAGCAAAAACCCACTCCGACAAATATCGCTATTGAAGTTGAGACAACGGGTATCAACATCGTGGTCACAGAAAAGGGCCAGGACAAAGTCGAGACTATTCCGCTTAAAAACGGCGCTTACGACTTCGAAACACTTCATGCCAAACTTGTCGCAGTGAAGAAAGCTCATCCTGACATCTTTAAACTGGAACTGAATCCTGACGGCAAAGTTCCCTATGATGAGATCGTCAAAGTAATGGATGCCGCCCGTCAGGCGCGTGACAACAGCGTCAAATTTCCCGTGTTTGATACCAAGCAAGGTAAAAACGTGGAAACAAACTACATGTTTCCAGAAATCGTCTTCGCCAACATGATGGAGGGCTAA